In a genomic window of Croceibacterium sp. TMG7-5b_MA50:
- a CDS encoding N-acetylmuramoyl-L-alanine amidase produces MADDELVHAHHPSPNWNERAGAISMVVLHYTEMEHEAALARLTDPAAEVSAHYLISEAGEVTQLVAEDKRAWHAGASFWRGYRDVNSTSIGIELTHPGHAGGYRPFASAQIDALVPLLARIVKAHDIPRANVVGHSDVAPTRKIDPGELFPWDRLAEYRLCLPRPEKLELGDPFQNDGAFMLALERFGYDITDSHKVVEAFQRRWRPERIDGIVDGEIRAILFQLLLDRDQGRTR; encoded by the coding sequence ATGGCTGACGACGAGCTGGTCCACGCCCACCACCCCTCCCCCAACTGGAACGAGCGGGCGGGGGCCATCTCCATGGTGGTGCTCCACTACACGGAGATGGAGCATGAGGCCGCGCTCGCCCGGTTGACCGACCCGGCGGCGGAGGTCAGCGCCCATTACCTGATCAGCGAGGCGGGCGAGGTCACGCAATTAGTGGCCGAGGACAAGCGCGCCTGGCATGCCGGCGCCAGTTTCTGGCGCGGCTATCGCGACGTGAACTCCACCAGCATCGGCATCGAACTGACCCACCCCGGCCATGCCGGCGGCTACCGCCCCTTCGCATCCGCGCAGATCGATGCGCTGGTACCGCTGCTGGCGCGCATCGTGAAGGCGCATGACATTCCGCGGGCCAATGTGGTCGGCCATTCGGACGTCGCGCCGACGCGCAAGATCGATCCGGGCGAACTCTTCCCGTGGGACCGCCTGGCCGAATACCGCCTGTGCCTGCCGCGCCCCGAGAAGCTGGAACTGGGCGACCCGTTCCAGAACGATGGCGCCTTCATGCTGGCGCTGGAGCGGTTCGGTTACGACATCACCGACAGTCACAAGGTAGTGGAAGCATTTCAGCGCCGCTGGCGGCCCGAGCGGATCGACGGGATCGTCGATGGCGAAATCAGGGCTATCCTGTTCCAACTGCTGCTGGACCGCGACCAGGGGCGCACGCGGTAG
- a CDS encoding histidine phosphotransferase family protein produces the protein MDAEPDLAALLASRLCHDLVSPVAAFGNGLELLETEHEPAMRESCVALLRQSAEASAAKLGFFRYAFGAAGAVQEMPAAELYGLITALAATGRPVQVEWAVAADTLPGAAAKLLLNMAGIGLDALARGGVLAVAAERQGATVEIAVRAEGARVTLDRDVARVLDGTLPPHQLSSRTAQAALVRQLAEAGGGNVQHAQDDGVLVLGAMIGGSGHGSGAGDG, from the coding sequence ATGGATGCCGAACCCGATCTTGCCGCCTTGCTCGCCTCCCGCCTGTGTCACGACCTCGTCAGCCCTGTCGCCGCGTTCGGCAACGGGCTGGAATTGCTGGAGACCGAGCACGAACCCGCCATGCGCGAAAGCTGCGTCGCGCTGCTGCGGCAGAGCGCTGAGGCGTCTGCGGCGAAGCTGGGCTTCTTCCGCTACGCCTTCGGCGCGGCGGGCGCGGTGCAGGAGATGCCGGCGGCGGAACTGTATGGGCTGATCACCGCGCTCGCCGCCACGGGCCGGCCGGTGCAGGTGGAATGGGCGGTCGCGGCCGATACGCTGCCGGGCGCGGCGGCCAAGCTGCTGCTGAACATGGCGGGGATCGGCCTCGACGCCCTCGCCCGCGGCGGGGTGCTGGCCGTCGCGGCGGAGCGGCAGGGCGCGACGGTGGAGATCGCGGTGCGCGCCGAAGGGGCGCGCGTCACGCTGGATCGCGATGTCGCCCGCGTGCTGGACGGCACCCTGCCGCCGCACCAATTGTCGAGCCGCACCGCGCAGGCCGCATTGGTCCGCCAGCTGGCGGAGGCGGGCGGCGGCAACGTGCAGCACGCGCAGGATGACGGAGTGCTGGTGCTGGGGGCGATGATCGGCGGGTCGGGCCACGGAAGCGGGGCCGGCGATGGCTGA
- a CDS encoding M67 family metallopeptidase, translated as MGWTVTSDAVAVMLREAPAALPRECCGLLLGHGAAIARAVPTANVADDPWRGFEIDPAALIAAYRAERGGGPQLLGYYHSHPTGDARPSATDRAMAAGDGRVWAIIAAGAVCWWRDEPGGGFQQLSCSVMPG; from the coding sequence ATGGGCTGGACGGTCACAAGCGATGCGGTGGCGGTGATGCTGCGGGAGGCGCCGGCGGCTCTCCCGCGCGAATGCTGCGGGCTGCTGCTGGGGCATGGCGCGGCGATCGCGCGGGCGGTGCCGACGGCGAATGTGGCGGACGATCCGTGGCGCGGGTTCGAGATCGACCCGGCCGCGCTGATCGCCGCCTACCGGGCGGAGCGGGGCGGCGGGCCGCAATTGCTGGGCTATTACCATTCTCACCCTACGGGCGATGCGCGCCCCTCCGCCACGGACCGGGCCATGGCGGCGGGCGACGGGCGGGTGTGGGCGATCATCGCGGCGGGTGCGGTGTGTTGGTGGCGGGATGAGCCGGGCGGCGGCTTCCAGCAGCTTTCCTGTTCGGTCATGCCCGGCTAA
- a CDS encoding RluA family pseudouridine synthase: MDVTDTITGTLGTDGRLDKALAEASGLSRERIKALLAEGAITVAGTPDPSAKGKAAAGTTFTIHLPPTIDPQACPQAIPLVIVHEDADLIVVDKPAGMVVHPAAGNPDGTLVNALLHHCAGQLSGIGGVARPGIVHRIDKDTSGLLVVAKSDRAHEGLARQFADHSIARAYLAVTNGHPRPAAGTITARLGRSDADRKKIAVLPPDSTRGKHAVTHYRTLQPLTGAALVECRLETGRTHQVRVHLLSIGHPLLGDPVYGRPNSTVRPILKRLSFTRQALHAAELGFVHPVSGATQHFTSPLPADMARLIDECT; this comes from the coding sequence ATGGATGTGACGGACACAATCACCGGCACGCTCGGCACCGACGGCCGCCTGGACAAGGCGCTGGCGGAGGCGAGCGGCCTGTCGCGCGAACGGATCAAGGCGCTGCTGGCCGAAGGCGCGATCACCGTCGCCGGCACGCCCGACCCCTCCGCGAAAGGCAAGGCGGCCGCCGGCACGACCTTCACCATCCACCTGCCGCCCACCATCGACCCACAGGCTTGTCCACAGGCCATCCCGCTGGTGATCGTGCACGAGGATGCCGACCTCATCGTGGTGGACAAGCCCGCCGGCATGGTCGTCCACCCCGCCGCCGGCAATCCGGACGGCACGCTGGTGAATGCGCTGCTGCACCATTGCGCCGGGCAGCTGTCGGGCATCGGCGGCGTCGCGCGCCCCGGCATCGTCCACCGCATCGACAAGGACACATCCGGCCTGCTGGTGGTCGCCAAGTCTGATCGCGCGCATGAAGGCCTCGCCCGCCAGTTCGCCGACCACTCGATCGCCCGCGCCTATCTCGCCGTCACCAACGGCCACCCGCGCCCCGCCGCCGGCACGATCACCGCGCGCCTCGGCCGCTCCGACGCGGACCGCAAGAAGATCGCCGTCCTCCCGCCCGACAGCACCCGCGGCAAGCACGCCGTCACCCACTACCGCACCCTGCAACCGCTCACCGGCGCCGCGCTGGTGGAGTGCCGGCTGGAGACCGGGCGCACCCACCAGGTCCGGGTTCACCTCCTGTCAATCGGTCACCCGCTATTGGGGGATCCAGTCTATGGACGCCCAAACTCCACGGTCCGCCCCATCCTCAAGCGCCTCAGCTTCACCCGCCAGGCGCTGCACGCGGCGGAGCTTGGCTTCGTCCACCCGGTCAGCGGCGCGACGCAACATTTCACCAGCCCGCTGCCCGCCGACATGGCGCGACTTATCGACGAATGCACTTAA
- the rpoH gene encoding RNA polymerase sigma factor RpoH: MSEARKTTVPALGGEQSLNRYLSQIKKFPVLTAEQEYMLAKRYQEHEEPEAAAQLVTSHLRLVAKIAMGYRGYGLPVSDLISEGNVGLMQGVKKFEPDRGFRLATYAMWWIKASIQEYILRSWSLVKMGTTAAQKKLFFNLRRMKKQLEAYEDSDMHPDDVAKIATDLGVPEQEVINMNRRMLMGGDASLNVSMRSDEEGSGQWQDWLTDDRPLQDHVVAEAQESHVRHSMLVEAMDGLNDREKHILTERRLTDDPQTLEELSQVYDVSRERIRQIEVRAFEKVQKAMQRIAGERLLPAA, from the coding sequence ATGAGCGAAGCCAGGAAGACAACGGTGCCGGCGCTTGGTGGCGAACAGAGCCTCAACCGCTACCTGTCACAGATCAAGAAGTTTCCGGTGCTCACGGCGGAGCAGGAATACATGCTCGCCAAGCGCTACCAGGAACATGAGGAGCCGGAGGCGGCCGCACAGCTCGTGACCAGCCACCTGCGGCTCGTGGCAAAGATCGCCATGGGCTACCGCGGCTACGGCCTGCCGGTCAGCGACCTCATTTCCGAAGGGAACGTGGGCCTGATGCAGGGCGTCAAGAAGTTCGAGCCCGATCGCGGCTTCCGCCTGGCGACCTACGCCATGTGGTGGATCAAGGCGTCCATCCAGGAATACATCCTGCGTTCGTGGTCCCTCGTGAAGATGGGCACCACCGCTGCGCAGAAGAAGCTGTTCTTCAACCTGCGCCGCATGAAGAAGCAGCTGGAAGCCTACGAGGATTCCGACATGCACCCGGACGACGTCGCCAAGATCGCGACCGACCTGGGAGTGCCGGAGCAGGAGGTGATCAACATGAACCGCCGCATGCTGATGGGCGGCGATGCCTCGCTGAACGTCTCCATGCGCTCGGACGAGGAAGGCAGCGGCCAGTGGCAGGACTGGCTGACCGACGACCGCCCGCTGCAGGACCACGTCGTGGCCGAGGCGCAGGAGAGCCACGTCCGCCATTCCATGCTGGTGGAGGCGATGGACGGCCTGAACGATCGGGAGAAGCACATCCTGACCGAACGCCGCCTGACCGACGACCCCCAGACGCTGGAGGAACTGAGCCAGGTCTACGACGTCAGCCGCGAACGCATCCGCCAGATCGAGGTGCGCGCCTTCGAGAAGGTGCAGAAGGCGATGCAGCGGATTGCGGGCGAGCGGTTGCTGCCGGCGGCCTAA
- a CDS encoding VOC family protein — translation MLFHTMVGSNDIERSKRFYDEVLGVLGVGKATLNIADSGHTRLFYRGENGTNFIVSQPINDEPASVANGSTIAFSCGSPEQVKQFHDTAVAAGGASIEAPPGPRATASMGIIELAYVRDPDGNKLCGIHFPA, via the coding sequence GTGCTTTTTCACACCATGGTCGGATCAAACGACATCGAACGATCCAAGCGCTTCTATGATGAGGTGCTCGGCGTCCTAGGCGTGGGCAAGGCGACGCTGAACATAGCAGACAGCGGCCACACAAGGCTCTTCTACCGCGGTGAGAATGGCACCAACTTCATTGTCTCGCAGCCAATCAACGATGAGCCGGCGAGTGTGGCGAATGGCAGCACTATCGCGTTCTCCTGCGGTTCACCGGAGCAGGTGAAGCAGTTCCACGATACCGCTGTTGCAGCCGGTGGCGCGTCGATCGAGGCGCCGCCGGGACCGCGCGCGACGGCTTCGATGGGGATTATAGAACTGGCATATGTTCGAGATCCCGACGGCAACAAGCTGTGCGGGATCCACTTTCCTGCGTAA
- a CDS encoding PHB depolymerase family esterase yields the protein MAEVLRLTQAGRLMEATALLQGNGEPGSEIKAVPSNSDGGLIDLVADGDVWRAKKALIARTSDDTGDAQGRFDERSYDGPEGTIEYLLYRPKGAEADMPLVVMLHGCNQSPEDFARGTRMNDLADEIGFFVAYPRQSSSANPQKCWNWFKPGDQQRDHGEPALLAGITRTTVMDNGLDPTRVYVAGLSAGGAAAAIMAAEYPDIFAAVGIHSGLACGIAQNLAGALKAMKSGGIARDAQRLVPVITFHGNRDTTVHEVNSQQIIAAASRSAGVKLEVRLERSCGASGRQYMRSTSADASGVELIEQWTIEDLGHAWSGGSATGSFTDPSGPNASREMMRFFLKHYLDQD from the coding sequence ATGGCCGAAGTTCTACGCCTCACACAGGCCGGCAGGCTAATGGAGGCCACCGCGCTTCTCCAAGGCAACGGGGAGCCTGGCAGCGAGATCAAGGCTGTCCCTTCGAACAGCGACGGCGGTCTGATCGATCTTGTCGCTGACGGCGACGTCTGGCGGGCAAAAAAGGCGTTAATTGCTCGCACCTCAGACGATACTGGTGACGCGCAGGGTCGCTTCGATGAGCGGTCATATGACGGGCCAGAAGGCACTATCGAATATCTGCTGTACCGCCCGAAAGGTGCTGAAGCTGATATGCCGTTAGTGGTGATGCTGCATGGCTGTAACCAATCGCCAGAAGATTTCGCCCGAGGAACGAGGATGAACGATCTGGCAGATGAGATAGGCTTCTTCGTCGCTTACCCCCGGCAAAGCTCAAGCGCCAATCCGCAGAAGTGCTGGAACTGGTTCAAGCCAGGTGACCAGCAGCGTGATCATGGTGAGCCGGCTCTGCTTGCCGGTATCACGCGAACGACAGTTATGGACAATGGCCTCGATCCAACTCGGGTATATGTCGCCGGCCTGTCGGCAGGCGGGGCGGCCGCCGCAATCATGGCGGCTGAATATCCCGACATATTCGCAGCGGTCGGGATACATTCCGGCCTCGCTTGCGGCATTGCGCAAAATTTGGCTGGCGCCCTGAAGGCGATGAAAAGCGGCGGGATTGCGCGTGACGCTCAACGGTTGGTCCCGGTGATCACCTTTCATGGCAATCGCGACACCACCGTTCATGAGGTGAATAGCCAGCAGATCATCGCCGCAGCATCTAGGAGCGCAGGGGTGAAGCTTGAAGTACGGTTGGAGAGAAGTTGCGGGGCGTCGGGTCGCCAGTACATGCGCAGCACCAGCGCGGATGCATCGGGGGTCGAGCTGATTGAGCAGTGGACGATTGAAGATCTCGGACATGCCTGGTCCGGCGGGTCTGCGACCGGCTCCTTTACGGACCCAAGCGGTCCCAACGCTTCACGCGAGATGATGCGCTTCTTTCTCAAGCACTACCTTGACCAAGATTAG
- a CDS encoding 2,3-dihydro-2,3-dihydroxybenzoate dehydrogenase, with the protein MSWLGLEGRIALVTGAAGGIGAAVVAALRAEGVRVMATDRAAPAGPDSAALDVTDSAAVDTLVARVEREWGPVTLGVSVAGVLSTVPVAELTDAEWRRVFAVNADGVMHLGRALARVMQPRGSGSIVTVGSNAAGIPRQNMTAYAASKAAAAMFTRCLGLELAPHGIRCNHLAPGSTLTPMQTGMWADEDGAARVIAGSLPAFKSGIPLGKLATPEDIADAVLFLLSERAGHITMADLYVDGGATLRA; encoded by the coding sequence GTGAGCTGGCTGGGGCTGGAGGGGCGCATCGCATTGGTGACGGGCGCCGCCGGCGGGATCGGTGCGGCGGTGGTGGCGGCCTTGCGGGCGGAAGGCGTGCGAGTGATGGCGACCGACCGTGCCGCCCCCGCCGGACCCGACAGCGCCGCTCTGGACGTGACCGACAGCGCCGCCGTGGATACGCTGGTCGCCCGGGTCGAGCGGGAATGGGGCCCGGTTACGCTGGGCGTCAGCGTCGCGGGTGTCCTCTCCACGGTGCCGGTCGCGGAGCTGACCGATGCGGAGTGGCGGCGGGTGTTCGCGGTCAATGCCGACGGGGTGATGCACCTGGGCCGGGCGCTGGCGCGGGTGATGCAGCCGAGGGGGAGCGGCAGCATCGTGACCGTCGGGTCCAACGCGGCGGGCATTCCCCGGCAGAACATGACCGCCTACGCCGCGTCGAAGGCGGCGGCGGCGATGTTCACCCGGTGCCTGGGGCTGGAGCTGGCACCGCACGGCATCCGCTGCAACCACCTGGCCCCCGGATCGACGCTGACCCCCATGCAGACCGGCATGTGGGCGGACGAGGACGGCGCCGCCCGGGTGATCGCGGGAAGCCTGCCCGCCTTCAAGTCCGGCATCCCGCTGGGCAAGCTGGCGACGCCCGAGGATATCGCCGATGCCGTGCTGTTCCTGCTGAGCGAGCGCGCCGGGCACATCACCATGGCCGACCTGTATGTGGATGGCGGGGCGACGCTGCGGGCCTGA
- a CDS encoding isochorismatase family protein — protein sequence MTAPARRLPGIAPYPMPAEWPPSRADWVPERGRAALLVHDMQHYFVDAFAGDPVAELTRNIAALLAAARSGGVPVFFTAQHGDQLRADRGLQADLWGPGMRHVAEHQPIVPALAPQEGDIVLVKHRYSAFQRSNLEVLMRARGRDQLIVCGIYAHIGCLFTAAEAFQLDIQPFMAGDALGDFSREWHDRALAHAADACARVMATAELVEALR from the coding sequence ATGACCGCGCCCGCCCGCCGCCTGCCGGGTATCGCCCCCTACCCGATGCCGGCCGAGTGGCCGCCCTCCCGCGCGGACTGGGTGCCGGAACGTGGGCGCGCCGCGCTGCTGGTGCATGACATGCAGCATTACTTCGTCGACGCCTTTGCCGGCGATCCGGTGGCCGAGCTCACCCGCAACATCGCCGCGCTGCTGGCGGCGGCGCGCAGCGGCGGGGTGCCGGTGTTCTTCACCGCCCAGCATGGCGACCAGCTGCGTGCCGACCGGGGGCTGCAGGCCGATCTGTGGGGTCCGGGCATGCGGCATGTGGCGGAGCATCAGCCGATCGTGCCCGCCCTGGCCCCGCAGGAGGGCGACATCGTGCTGGTCAAGCACCGCTACAGCGCGTTCCAGCGCAGCAACCTGGAGGTGCTGATGCGCGCCCGGGGGCGGGACCAGCTGATCGTCTGCGGCATCTACGCCCATATCGGGTGCCTGTTCACCGCGGCGGAGGCGTTCCAGCTGGACATCCAGCCCTTCATGGCGGGCGATGCGCTGGGCGACTTCAGCCGGGAGTGGCACGACCGGGCGCTGGCCCATGCCGCCGATGCCTGCGCGCGGGTGATGGCGACGGCGGAGCTGGTGGAGGCGCTGCGGTGA
- a CDS encoding isochorismate synthase: MNVTRESLLLLGPETRLSAGEPAEVRQPLQSALEDTARDMLAAAATGTLVAGALPFDAAQPGYLFRPAGRRGDGELPDLPLTMRPAALAIVDQGEHYAEIVAEAVRMIEGGVLTKVVLARQLQVAAGTPVDPLAVAARLHGADPSVVTFLLDLTPVSGRPHHWLVGATPELLVARNGATIRSHPLAGSARRESDAVADRAAGERLLRSDKDLREHRLVVDYIADLLSPLCSDLRVAGPALRSTATMWHLGTQITGTLRGGDGPGAAGLAALLHPTPAVGGVPRAAALDVIRRLEGGTRGLYGGAIGWTDAAGDGEWYVTLRCAEICGGELTLHAGAGIVAGSDPAAELAETGAKFAAMLRALDLAAQVPA, from the coding sequence GTGAACGTGACAAGGGAAAGCCTGCTGCTGCTGGGGCCGGAGACGCGGCTGTCCGCGGGAGAGCCGGCGGAGGTGCGGCAACCGTTGCAATCCGCGCTGGAGGATACCGCACGCGATATGCTGGCTGCAGCCGCGACGGGGACGCTGGTAGCCGGGGCCTTGCCGTTCGACGCGGCGCAACCGGGCTACTTGTTTCGCCCCGCAGGTCGGCGTGGCGATGGCGAGTTGCCTGACCTGCCATTGACGATGCGGCCCGCTGCCCTCGCCATTGTGGATCAGGGGGAGCATTACGCCGAGATAGTCGCCGAGGCGGTCCGGATGATCGAAGGCGGCGTGCTGACCAAGGTTGTACTGGCGCGCCAGCTGCAGGTCGCGGCGGGTACGCCGGTCGACCCGCTCGCCGTGGCGGCGCGGCTGCACGGCGCTGATCCAAGCGTCGTGACCTTCCTCCTCGATCTGACGCCCGTTAGCGGCCGGCCGCATCACTGGCTGGTGGGAGCGACGCCGGAACTGCTGGTGGCCCGGAACGGCGCGACCATCCGCTCCCACCCGCTGGCCGGCTCCGCCCGGCGGGAGAGCGATGCGGTGGCGGACCGCGCCGCGGGGGAGCGGCTGCTGCGGTCGGACAAGGACCTCAGGGAGCATCGCCTGGTGGTCGACTACATCGCCGATCTGCTGAGCCCGCTGTGCAGCGATCTGCGGGTGGCGGGTCCGGCGCTACGCTCCACCGCGACGATGTGGCATCTGGGAACACAGATCACCGGCACCTTGCGCGGCGGAGATGGCCCGGGTGCCGCAGGGCTGGCGGCGCTGCTGCACCCGACTCCGGCGGTCGGCGGCGTGCCGCGCGCGGCGGCGCTCGACGTGATCCGCCGGCTGGAGGGCGGCACGCGAGGCCTGTATGGCGGGGCGATCGGCTGGACCGATGCGGCGGGCGATGGCGAGTGGTACGTCACCCTGCGCTGCGCCGAGATCTGCGGCGGCGAGCTGACGCTGCATGCCGGGGCGGGCATCGTCGCCGGATCGGACCCTGCGGCGGAACTCGCCGAGACGGGCGCCAAGTTCGCGGCAATGCTGCGGGCGCTGGACCTGGCCGCGCAGGTGCCGGCATGA
- a CDS encoding patatin-like phospholipase family protein, producing the protein MDRQDFGTIVLVLGGGNALGAYQAGVWEALSGAGIEPDWIVGTSIGAINGALIAGNAPERRLSRLTQFWQPATSPGTPAGSAETARRTAAVTGFLTSGRPGLYGSLGPLGSWWEMDSAAWSQALFTSMPLARSLTSLVDWPVLNAGPMRFTAGAVDIESGADVLFDTGEVSITPDHVRASGALMPAFPAIRIDGRVYGDGGLSANVPLDPVLGTRWQHPCLIIMVDLLPAAAPLPTTLGEAIGRAQDLSFAAQTRRSITRWQVSYTHDPAYRDSSVTLAPLIYSDHAPEVAGKALDFSPVSVRHRWDCGRRDAAALLAGLQDRSVGSPGLTILPSAG; encoded by the coding sequence ATGGACCGGCAGGACTTCGGAACGATCGTGCTGGTGCTTGGCGGCGGCAACGCACTAGGCGCATACCAGGCCGGCGTGTGGGAGGCGCTGTCGGGTGCGGGGATCGAGCCTGACTGGATCGTCGGGACCTCCATTGGTGCGATCAACGGAGCGCTGATCGCCGGAAACGCGCCCGAACGGCGTCTGTCACGATTGACCCAGTTCTGGCAACCGGCGACCAGCCCCGGGACGCCAGCCGGATCGGCGGAGACCGCCAGGCGCACGGCCGCGGTCACCGGCTTTCTCACCAGCGGCCGGCCGGGTCTGTACGGATCGCTCGGACCGCTGGGCTCTTGGTGGGAGATGGACTCCGCCGCCTGGTCGCAGGCGCTGTTCACCTCGATGCCGCTTGCCCGCAGCCTGACGTCGCTGGTGGACTGGCCGGTGCTCAACGCAGGGCCGATGCGCTTCACGGCCGGTGCCGTTGATATCGAGAGTGGCGCCGATGTTTTGTTCGACACAGGCGAGGTTTCGATAACGCCCGATCATGTCCGGGCGAGCGGCGCGCTGATGCCCGCCTTTCCTGCGATCCGTATAGACGGGCGCGTCTATGGCGATGGCGGCCTATCCGCCAACGTGCCGCTTGATCCCGTGCTTGGCACACGTTGGCAGCACCCCTGTCTCATCATCATGGTGGACCTGCTGCCCGCCGCCGCCCCGCTGCCCACCACCTTGGGGGAGGCGATCGGGCGGGCGCAGGACCTGAGCTTTGCCGCGCAGACCCGCCGCTCCATCACGCGCTGGCAGGTCAGCTACACGCATGACCCCGCCTATCGCGACAGCAGCGTGACGCTGGCCCCGCTGATCTACAGCGATCACGCACCGGAGGTTGCAGGCAAGGCGCTCGATTTCTCGCCGGTCTCTGTCCGGCACCGCTGGGATTGCGGACGGCGCGATGCTGCGGCGTTGCTGGCAGGCTTGCAAGATCGGTCTGTCGGTTCACCTGGCCTCACGATCCTGCCGTCGGCGGGGTGA
- the mtgA gene encoding monofunctional biosynthetic peptidoglycan transglycosylase: protein MIGTLLRFIVWLVLAFLGLSLLAVVLFRFVPVPVTATMLMDPIGITKDWEPLDRIDRTMVRAVIAGEDAKFCSHDGFDREAIEQAFRRNMAGGRIRGGSTISQQTAKNVFLWQGGSYFRKGLEAWFTLLIEQIWGKRRIMEVYLNVAETGIGTYGVAAGAERYFHHSAARLSTSEAARMAAALPLPKERAVVTPSGFTRRYGNAIRARIGVVARDGLDRCVYE, encoded by the coding sequence ATGATCGGTACGCTCCTGCGCTTCATCGTCTGGCTTGTCCTTGCCTTCCTCGGCCTCAGCTTATTGGCCGTGGTGTTGTTCCGCTTCGTGCCCGTACCGGTCACGGCCACCATGCTGATGGATCCCATTGGCATCACCAAGGATTGGGAGCCGCTGGATCGGATCGACCGCACCATGGTGCGCGCGGTGATCGCGGGAGAGGATGCCAAATTCTGCAGCCACGATGGTTTCGATCGGGAGGCGATCGAACAGGCGTTCCGGCGCAACATGGCTGGCGGGCGCATCCGCGGCGGCTCCACCATCAGCCAGCAGACGGCCAAGAACGTGTTCCTGTGGCAGGGTGGCAGTTATTTCCGGAAGGGGTTGGAGGCGTGGTTCACCCTGCTGATCGAGCAGATCTGGGGCAAGCGGCGGATCATGGAAGTCTACCTGAACGTGGCGGAAACGGGCATCGGCACCTATGGCGTCGCCGCGGGGGCGGAGCGCTACTTCCACCATTCCGCCGCGCGCCTGTCCACCAGCGAGGCGGCCCGCATGGCCGCCGCATTGCCACTGCCGAAGGAGCGCGCGGTGGTCACGCCATCGGGCTTTACCCGCCGTTACGGCAACGCGATCCGCGCGCGGATCGGCGTCGTGGCGCGTGACGGTCTGGACCGCTGCGTCTACGAATAG
- a CDS encoding cation diffusion facilitator family transporter has product MGHGHHHHGHSHGHGHSHAPASYGRAFAVGVVLNTIFVAVEAGFGWWSGSMALVADAGHNLSDVLSLAVAWTASVLATRPASARFTYGYKSSGILAALANAGLLLVALGAILVETMRRLLDPAPVAGWTMVIVAAIGIAVNGATALMFMGGRQHDINIRGAFLHMAADALVSLGVVIAGAAILLTGAWWVDPVASLLIVAVIGWGTWGLLKDSVAMGLLAVPASIDEGAVRTLLEGLPGVTRVHDLHIWPMSTTETALTAHLVMPAGGGDDAFLHDAAHLLEERFGIGHATLQVESGGTAACHLEHGHA; this is encoded by the coding sequence ATGGGACACGGGCACCATCATCACGGTCATTCGCACGGGCATGGCCACAGCCATGCACCGGCCAGCTATGGCCGCGCCTTTGCCGTCGGCGTGGTGCTGAACACGATCTTCGTGGCGGTCGAAGCCGGGTTCGGCTGGTGGTCCGGTTCCATGGCGCTGGTCGCCGATGCAGGACATAACCTGTCGGACGTGCTGAGCCTGGCTGTCGCCTGGACGGCCAGCGTGCTTGCCACCCGGCCAGCCAGTGCGCGCTTCACCTACGGCTACAAGTCGTCGGGCATCCTGGCGGCCCTTGCCAATGCTGGGCTGCTGCTGGTGGCACTGGGTGCGATCCTGGTGGAAACGATGCGGCGGCTGCTTGATCCGGCGCCGGTTGCCGGGTGGACGATGGTGATCGTCGCCGCCATCGGCATCGCGGTCAACGGCGCCACCGCGCTGATGTTCATGGGCGGGCGGCAACACGACATCAATATTCGCGGTGCCTTCCTGCACATGGCGGCGGATGCGCTGGTCAGCCTGGGCGTGGTAATCGCGGGCGCCGCCATCCTGCTGACGGGCGCTTGGTGGGTCGATCCGGTCGCCAGCCTGCTGATCGTGGCGGTGATCGGCTGGGGCACTTGGGGCCTGCTGAAGGACAGCGTCGCCATGGGCCTGCTCGCCGTTCCTGCCAGCATCGACGAGGGCGCGGTTCGCACCCTGCTGGAGGGATTGCCCGGCGTCACCCGCGTGCATGACCTGCATATCTGGCCGATGAGCACCACGGAAACCGCGTTGACCGCGCATCTGGTGATGCCGGCTGGCGGGGGCGATGATGCTTTTTTGCACGATGCCGCTCACCTGCTGGAGGAACGCTTCGGCATCGGCCACGCGACCCTGCAGGTGGAGAGTGGCGGGACTGCGGCCTGCCACCTGGAACATGGTCACGCCTGA